One genomic segment of Candidatus Berkiella aquae includes these proteins:
- a CDS encoding methyltransferase domain-containing protein — protein sequence MREDKYEFEVGKKGQEGLDILDVMFNDNTQQHILSAGLKPGFRVLDIGCGRGAMSVWFASQVGKNGKVVAIDNSENQINATTELTKNIAPTWLTFKVHSAYDIDKLNLNFDMVYCRFILHHVNNPTLIIEKVFNLLSPGGIFIAEEGVVSAAFTYPKISAWGRERLENPLPLDKEGEDRDGNFGMKLFHQMKTVGFEVTHASLYQPLLYTSQHKQLLGGASREGFKEYSLAHGMTLSEWEKQEKELDKLIADPAGCIGFYQSCLVVGKKGN from the coding sequence ATGAGAGAAGACAAATATGAGTTTGAAGTTGGTAAAAAAGGCCAAGAAGGACTCGATATATTAGATGTTATGTTTAATGATAATACTCAACAGCATATTCTATCAGCGGGATTAAAACCAGGTTTTCGCGTATTAGATATAGGATGTGGCCGAGGTGCGATGAGTGTTTGGTTTGCAAGCCAGGTTGGTAAAAACGGGAAAGTCGTTGCCATTGATAATAGCGAAAATCAAATTAATGCTACCACTGAATTAACCAAAAACATTGCGCCAACATGGTTAACGTTTAAAGTCCATTCTGCTTATGATATTGATAAACTGAATTTGAATTTTGATATGGTTTATTGTCGATTTATTTTGCATCATGTGAACAATCCTACTCTTATCATTGAAAAAGTCTTTAATCTTTTGTCACCCGGTGGCATCTTTATTGCAGAAGAGGGTGTGGTCAGTGCTGCATTTACTTATCCTAAAATTAGTGCTTGGGGAAGAGAAAGATTAGAAAATCCACTGCCATTAGATAAAGAAGGTGAAGATCGAGATGGCAACTTTGGTATGAAACTATTTCATCAAATGAAAACGGTAGGATTTGAAGTAACGCATGCCAGCTTATATCAACCTCTACTTTATACTTCACAGCATAAACAGCTTTTAGGAGGCGCTTCGCGTGAAGGATTTAAAGAGTATTCTTTAGCACATGGTATGACCTTGAGCGAATGGGAAAAACAAGAAAAAGAACTCGATAAATTAATTGCTGATCCAGCAGGTTGTATTGGATTTTATCAAAGTTGCTTAGTGGTTGGAAAGAAAGGGAATTAA
- the wip gene encoding Dot/Icm T4SS effector Wip gives MSNIQYNTQVDINSFPDRDSAHVAKRGTKFTMGDLHGNALKLMYMLVRHGVIKISKTDYEAFVEIYYTAPEELTKAQLNKFNEILSSTKVNAESAINLVGDVVCDRGENDYFTLKILKKLHDSHVPFEINYSNHDADFVTAYESQEQFYPGMLMHFGVSMSNMQRLIEKGLISREEVLEMTDSAYKPHLKLIDYALSDNEISISTHAGVGLKNIRFVANKLGIAYDDTSANALAETIDRINQKFSNDYVMTNRMGELIEQAMLAHGFYGMNFDLEQQEKFPIEHMIWNRNYVGLDRPAEHNGYKINFIHGHDSSEPSHDNIINVDNMLGKSTYHHENIYNVLCQDNLPVIEVEPAIKATSDVSTLFNKIGDAHYKATYPEEHARLAQTYLDYCFEHGLQKGAIKALAQGAHFTVKMYQLLSNEAYRQNNPKMIKALRTYLRSKRKPVASSSLNPQDTLLQAVINGQDKQIQNALRKGAVFTKVMFAKVSDPIYKATFPEAHKILTQAYLDHCLQNGLQKGAIIALTRGAHFTTKMYQLLSNQAYHQNNPKTIAALKAYLQAKRQSSSSQQSVHAATSQPTLPVSVAQTSSAQNSLDIPLGDGLFRDLGLSHVKIAQLRREQASNVIIQNAFKVIEEADKGFQSDIRYLTDFIHSKRDSTRISETDVVKMIDEDVSILCSNRSLFGSGQNPKTWCVQRLLDDEILTKAKRMIQNHPELLDGRLPKPLKEYKSREVSVLKTALIYCSLARDEKNFLMRNVKGAYRLELNSAQKEAVKNMHIVRGMDTLYLYAPLNSYVLRATQIEKLNSGDKVMMGDCSGYVTNVLKELFGKEYPRLFTYDLACFHDFKMRRRQSLSTQNQGPIISGDGEHSALTRQEIDNSDHWRSNHAREFDYLDSRLQTVSDMKNIKAGDLIIWRNKSTVDGRGHRGINGHVGVVLAADPARNTVSLMENTAGSAYGLGIKNVPIVSEGTTTRILRPKI, from the coding sequence ATGTCGAATATACAGTACAACACGCAAGTTGATATTAATTCATTTCCTGACAGAGATAGTGCTCATGTCGCTAAAAGAGGAACTAAATTCACCATGGGCGATCTTCATGGTAATGCTTTAAAATTGATGTATATGTTAGTGCGTCATGGCGTGATAAAAATCTCCAAGACAGATTATGAGGCATTTGTTGAAATTTATTACACTGCTCCTGAAGAGCTGACAAAAGCGCAATTAAATAAATTTAATGAAATATTATCTTCAACGAAAGTAAATGCTGAATCAGCTATCAACTTGGTAGGAGATGTCGTTTGCGACAGAGGAGAAAATGATTATTTTACACTAAAGATACTTAAAAAGCTGCATGACAGTCATGTTCCTTTTGAGATAAATTATTCAAATCACGATGCTGATTTTGTCACAGCCTATGAAAGTCAAGAACAATTTTATCCCGGAATGTTAATGCATTTTGGGGTCTCGATGTCTAATATGCAAAGGCTAATTGAAAAGGGTTTAATCAGCCGTGAAGAAGTACTTGAAATGACTGATTCGGCCTATAAACCTCATTTGAAATTAATAGATTATGCCTTAAGTGATAACGAAATTTCTATTTCAACCCATGCTGGTGTGGGCTTGAAAAATATTCGATTCGTTGCCAATAAATTAGGCATTGCTTACGATGATACTTCTGCAAATGCATTAGCGGAAACGATTGACCGCATTAATCAGAAATTTTCAAATGATTATGTTATGACGAATAGAATGGGTGAATTAATTGAGCAAGCTATGTTAGCTCACGGTTTCTATGGTATGAATTTTGATCTTGAACAGCAAGAAAAATTTCCCATAGAACATATGATTTGGAATCGAAATTATGTTGGCCTAGATAGGCCAGCTGAACACAATGGATACAAAATTAATTTTATACATGGTCATGATAGTAGCGAACCAAGTCATGATAACATAATCAATGTAGATAATATGCTTGGAAAATCAACCTATCATCATGAGAATATTTATAACGTATTGTGCCAAGACAACCTGCCTGTAATAGAAGTAGAGCCTGCCATTAAGGCGACTAGCGATGTATCAACGCTGTTTAATAAAATTGGAGATGCTCATTATAAAGCAACTTACCCTGAAGAACATGCAAGATTGGCCCAAACTTATCTAGATTATTGCTTTGAACATGGCTTGCAAAAAGGGGCAATTAAAGCTTTAGCTCAAGGTGCCCATTTTACCGTTAAAATGTATCAACTATTATCCAATGAAGCATATCGTCAAAATAACCCTAAAATGATTAAAGCGCTTAGGACTTATTTACGATCAAAAAGAAAACCTGTTGCAAGTTCAAGCCTCAACCCGCAAGATACACTGTTACAAGCTGTTATTAACGGTCAAGATAAACAAATCCAGAATGCGTTGAGAAAAGGGGCTGTTTTCACAAAAGTGATGTTTGCGAAAGTAAGTGACCCGATCTATAAAGCCACTTTCCCGGAAGCGCATAAAATATTGACACAAGCCTATTTGGATCATTGTCTTCAAAATGGTTTACAAAAAGGAGCAATAATCGCTTTAACTCGAGGCGCACATTTTACGACTAAAATGTACCAATTATTATCGAATCAGGCATACCACCAAAATAATCCCAAAACCATTGCGGCGTTAAAAGCTTATCTACAAGCAAAGCGACAATCATCAAGTTCGCAACAGAGTGTTCATGCGGCTACCTCACAACCTACACTGCCTGTAAGTGTTGCGCAAACATCAAGTGCTCAAAATAGCCTAGATATTCCCTTGGGAGATGGTTTATTTCGCGATCTTGGTTTGTCTCATGTAAAAATTGCACAATTGCGAAGAGAACAAGCATCGAACGTTATTATTCAAAATGCGTTTAAGGTGATTGAAGAGGCAGACAAAGGCTTTCAAAGTGATATTCGCTACCTAACCGACTTTATTCATAGTAAAAGAGATTCAACTCGGATAAGTGAAACCGATGTGGTTAAAATGATTGATGAAGACGTCTCCATTTTATGTAGCAACCGAAGCTTATTTGGTAGTGGTCAAAATCCTAAAACATGGTGTGTTCAAAGATTATTGGATGATGAAATCTTAACAAAGGCAAAAAGGATGATCCAAAATCATCCAGAGTTATTAGATGGGCGACTACCAAAGCCTTTAAAAGAATATAAAAGTCGCGAAGTTTCAGTGTTAAAAACTGCGCTGATCTATTGTTCTTTAGCGAGAGATGAGAAAAATTTTTTAATGAGGAATGTGAAAGGTGCTTATCGCTTAGAGCTAAATAGTGCGCAAAAAGAAGCGGTTAAAAATATGCACATTGTGCGTGGAATGGATACTCTGTACCTTTATGCCCCTTTAAACAGTTATGTTTTAAGAGCAACTCAAATTGAAAAATTAAACTCTGGCGATAAAGTCATGATGGGTGATTGTAGTGGCTATGTTACCAATGTTCTTAAAGAATTATTTGGTAAAGAATATCCCCGATTATTCACCTATGATTTGGCATGCTTCCATGATTTCAAAATGAGAAGAAGGCAAAGCTTATCTACCCAAAACCAAGGACCTATTATTTCAGGTGACGGAGAGCATTCAGCTTTAACGAGACAAGAAATCGACAATTCTGATCATTGGCGTTCAAATCATGCACGTGAATTTGATTATTTAGATAGTCGTTTGCAAACTGTAAGTGATATGAAAAATATCAAAGCAGGAGACTTAATCATTTGGAGGAATAAGTCGACAGTAGATGGTCGAGGTCACCGTGGTATTAATGGGCATGTTGGGGTTGTTCTTGCAGCAGATCCTGCGCGCAATACCGTGAGTTTAATGGAAAATACAGCCGGGAGTGCATATGGGTTAGGCATTAAGAATGTACCTATCGTTTCTGAAGGCACTACAACTCGCATTTTGCGTCCAAAGATTTAG
- a CDS encoding phosphotransferase, with amino-acid sequence MQADINPTYLTNIEAFYDIRIKACINGPQQFVAKTYILTDENKSLYFCKVINNELLAPGIMATLPVVEEMYQKGIENISYPIRGGNCLYLLQDDTLIVLYDYIEVKQSFDYSPFALGKNIAKVHAISPRINAKAPIESFTFPNKALFMQRMENTLNSQSTDPVIQALKSLLQMHEAQNQRYIAELETLGEQCQKKHEALVITHGDIATNILVKTPDDIYIIDWDEMRLAPAERDLWMKEEVAGFLEGYQSVRPDFQVDKTYRRFCILQYYFERMNLYFSDILNTSASDDFRLKRIERLAQGKMAGWNLHKVEVTP; translated from the coding sequence ATGCAAGCTGATATCAATCCAACCTATTTAACGAATATTGAAGCATTCTATGATATTCGTATTAAAGCATGCATCAATGGTCCTCAACAATTCGTTGCAAAAACCTATATATTAACAGATGAGAATAAGTCGCTTTATTTTTGTAAAGTGATTAACAATGAATTGCTTGCCCCCGGGATTATGGCTACCCTGCCTGTTGTTGAAGAGATGTATCAAAAAGGTATTGAAAATATAAGTTACCCTATTCGGGGTGGGAATTGCTTATATCTATTACAAGACGATACCCTGATTGTCCTTTATGATTATATTGAAGTGAAACAAAGCTTTGATTATAGCCCTTTTGCTTTAGGGAAAAATATTGCAAAAGTGCATGCAATATCACCGCGCATCAATGCAAAAGCACCGATAGAATCCTTTACCTTTCCTAATAAAGCTTTATTCATGCAGCGAATGGAAAATACCCTCAATTCACAAAGTACCGATCCTGTTATTCAAGCATTAAAATCACTTTTACAAATGCATGAGGCACAAAATCAACGTTATATCGCTGAGCTTGAAACATTAGGTGAACAATGTCAAAAAAAACATGAAGCTTTAGTCATTACGCATGGGGATATTGCCACCAATATTTTAGTAAAAACCCCCGATGATATTTACATTATTGATTGGGATGAAATGCGACTGGCACCGGCAGAGCGTGATTTATGGATGAAAGAAGAAGTCGCTGGTTTCCTTGAGGGCTATCAATCGGTGCGACCTGACTTTCAAGTAGACAAAACCTATCGTCGATTTTGTATTCTGCAATACTATTTTGAAAGAATGAATTTATACTTTTCTGATATTTTAAATACTTCTGCGAGTGACGATTTTAGATTAAAACGCATTGAACGATTAGCACAAGGCAAAATGGCAGGGTGGAACTTGCATAAAGTTGAGGTAACACCTTAA
- a CDS encoding outer membrane protein, whose amino-acid sequence MNHVAKLALTMSALFSTFTLNASPYVSAQIGRYGIDIYDHHNGVAGRLAAGYLWHTTERLHLGLETGLNLFQNLNYTCQYFYDSPRERKYKSTYLDALFVIDYFVTQRFDLVAKFGAAYVWQDSPFINPIYNNVKNDYEGFTAKVALGFGYNLTNKVNLNLMIDIPHSAQKVNYVINQLIPSSSFMLGLRYQFC is encoded by the coding sequence ATGAATCACGTTGCAAAGTTAGCACTCACTATGAGTGCATTGTTTTCCACGTTCACTCTCAATGCTAGTCCTTATGTGAGTGCACAAATAGGTCGATATGGTATCGATATCTATGATCACCATAATGGTGTTGCTGGTAGGTTAGCAGCTGGGTATTTATGGCACACAACCGAGCGATTACATTTAGGTTTAGAAACAGGGCTTAACTTATTTCAAAACCTTAATTATACCTGTCAATATTTTTATGATTCACCACGAGAGCGAAAATATAAGAGCACTTATCTTGATGCTTTGTTTGTCATTGATTACTTTGTCACACAGCGCTTCGATTTGGTTGCCAAATTCGGTGCTGCCTATGTTTGGCAGGATTCGCCGTTCATTAATCCCATTTACAATAATGTTAAAAATGATTATGAGGGATTTACAGCCAAAGTCGCTTTAGGCTTTGGATATAACCTTACTAATAAAGTTAACCTCAATCTCATGATTGATATTCCCCATAGTGCTCAAAAGGTTAATTATGTCATTAACCAATTAATACCTTCGAGTTCATTTATGCTAGGGTTACGATATCAATTCTGTTAA
- a CDS encoding RhoGAP domain-containing protein: protein MAAEGPIQQTLRVFESINAHFLAHPELLNTDGIFRISSGGRTHIDLVENIQNHKKIDWTQYSAYDLANALKYTLLQVKLLPATDVRVKSLVEKLESGNSQGAFLDFINSLDTNNNDREIAQILNIALDISRRTAIQQKYNRMTPLNLAVVWGPAIQDSLSMEPAGKDLHANVFFTMNLVNPAVEEAIEAGLAKVVPEVLELRQRTLADAEAAYQGATAMLKIAAPKMEALRMQEMELQKALAVHESMLEKGKLSRAEKKKLKNEIIPEYKKAIETLQKQLDNWKVEAKRHLKIMTGFEELFKLITGSCDRLVGMLGDRSADEALMNAAPVFTVQFDQQDAEQTHEQEEQAKMQEPASAERARL, encoded by the coding sequence ATGGCAGCTGAAGGTCCAATTCAACAAACATTACGTGTATTTGAATCAATCAACGCGCATTTCTTAGCACATCCAGAATTATTAAATACCGATGGTATTTTCAGAATTTCATCAGGTGGCCGCACGCATATCGATTTAGTAGAAAATATTCAAAATCATAAAAAAATTGATTGGACTCAATATTCAGCTTATGATCTTGCGAATGCACTAAAGTATACTTTATTACAAGTCAAATTATTGCCAGCAACCGATGTGCGTGTAAAATCATTGGTGGAAAAGTTAGAAAGTGGCAATAGCCAAGGTGCTTTTTTAGATTTTATTAACAGTTTAGACACAAACAATAATGATAGAGAAATCGCACAAATTTTAAATATCGCGCTTGATATTAGTCGCCGTACAGCCATCCAGCAAAAATATAACCGTATGACACCTTTGAATTTAGCGGTTGTTTGGGGACCAGCAATACAAGACAGTCTTAGCATGGAACCAGCAGGCAAGGATTTACATGCGAACGTTTTTTTCACCATGAATTTAGTCAATCCCGCCGTTGAAGAAGCGATTGAAGCTGGTTTAGCAAAAGTCGTACCAGAAGTATTAGAATTAAGACAAAGAACACTTGCCGATGCTGAAGCTGCTTATCAAGGTGCTACTGCAATGTTGAAAATTGCGGCGCCAAAAATGGAAGCGTTACGTATGCAAGAAATGGAGTTGCAAAAGGCTTTAGCCGTTCATGAATCAATGTTAGAGAAAGGAAAATTATCACGCGCTGAAAAGAAAAAATTAAAAAATGAGATTATACCAGAGTATAAAAAAGCTATTGAAACACTTCAAAAACAACTTGATAACTGGAAGGTAGAAGCTAAACGTCATTTAAAGATTATGACTGGATTTGAAGAACTTTTTAAATTGATTACGGGATCTTGTGATCGCTTAGTAGGGATGTTGGGTGATAGAAGCGCTGATGAAGCTTTGATGAACGCAGCCCCTGTGTTTACAGTTCAATTTGACCAGCAGGATGCTGAGCAAACACATGAACAAGAAGAGCAAGCAAAGATGCAAGAGCCAGCATCGGCAGAAAGAGCACGACTCTAA
- a CDS encoding ankyrin repeat domain-containing protein produces the protein MIDLLRHIRFNQENESKILIDLIINNYIDKYINNGDDEELKKLYGIIANLAINQNDLYVEQFFVNFSLVLPAKLREDYQSQFFQYSFGKKEPSYLERYMSLTDRVDALEKQDVNSYIEENLLAKAIMDRDYAAFDDLVQGETRLDLPFANNAAVDLRAKTPLQVAIQLDEDDMTMLLLNCGKDLNVNYVDPKSTEASESALSLAILKGKDSITQKLLSTEGIDISQPDHKPLIYALTSNRFDIATQLIERGEKLTSTMMRTLLQKSIVQRKHILASFLLKGDVVPDALLMKQALDMAINTHDSSILTLLYQHGGHLDSIQYENLLKHRLSKKDISGVILLLSMMPNESALLEKVLDILKGYSSDSSSLIIGMFEKLNDPNPAILRLITALASNMNNDKRTSLLLDLINKNNMNGVKILLEQADIQISENNSYRFISLALSKNFEIASLLHQHGIRLSNDETWEIFKEAIGASRVRSFKEQSYNNNILRYIITYMHDYGISEDSIIRNVLIQGQKNNQTSQMIKNLLNAGVSPQKIFEHAVNLKKMNAIETLISEGVHFELSRGVGYAALLFAVDEGQRDLVEWLLTNGVDPKQNQSEIFMKAATAKVPDPAIVDALLDMAEADLKPQILAPFSALDMYTTTGITEYAEISFKLVTKILDNDVEELERFTSENEDADVDELKLKMYQELMRTLRPEHQAAFDILLHHSLSRRKEAESSMEDSLTRQANRHFEHKVEPSFKDAFLKYPGHNDMQRVEAIEREIKAYILDAICESCNADKNEDNQKLFEFINKNRSQLLNGDEAISTKMRKLVVSNENSAQIAWRGYDQDAPHDLRFPNLLTPNTNTQQIFTTQSASPDALSIANASDIVRKRVAYYFIAEPDKNIFLSQLADMRRAHEDFPIDSPTCFPGAIGRIARMGDGHPILQLPPTRRDVILKHVNAFIIRGYTHFLETIPPNNYEKSFYALAMLTEANAKDVLADKNEFDQSLLDIRNQFNTYLKSLLLENSQMLKSIDEELAAIDEKEISDEEIKLEIEYAFTDLSGQGRSKEFYDRLQSKRKENEVPEEVSDSKPVKEREKGKEKEKVREIENPYEIQIKSLLGSALPPPMLQQQLGSKLKKYIEFEIINQIFSQEAKVNNSERVALMALTLVDEIVSSSALSVSDIVQESFEKMRLQNFDEFSALKITEEEEEFIKKQLCAKSSMNGLNKKQADILQEKIAGVFENSEKLSVSIDKVFNELRGLRRTAKRQKPLQLSRVLEQPIKTQQKEEGTLFFEPVAPSTRREHK, from the coding sequence GTGATAGATTTATTAAGACACATCCGCTTTAATCAAGAGAATGAATCAAAAATTCTGATTGATCTTATCATTAATAATTACATCGATAAGTATATTAATAATGGTGATGATGAAGAGTTAAAAAAACTTTATGGCATAATAGCCAATTTAGCTATTAACCAGAATGATCTGTATGTAGAGCAATTTTTTGTCAATTTTAGCCTGGTTTTACCTGCAAAATTACGAGAAGATTATCAGTCACAATTTTTCCAATATTCATTTGGTAAAAAAGAACCTAGTTATTTAGAACGGTATATGTCTTTAACCGATCGAGTAGATGCGCTTGAAAAACAAGATGTAAATAGTTATATCGAAGAGAATTTGTTAGCTAAAGCTATCATGGATCGTGATTATGCAGCATTCGATGATTTAGTTCAGGGGGAGACAAGGTTAGATCTACCGTTTGCAAATAATGCAGCCGTGGATTTACGAGCAAAAACACCATTGCAAGTTGCCATTCAGCTAGATGAAGATGACATGACTATGCTGCTGCTAAATTGCGGAAAAGATTTAAACGTTAATTATGTCGACCCTAAATCTACTGAAGCCTCAGAAAGTGCATTATCATTGGCGATTCTAAAAGGTAAAGACAGCATTACACAAAAATTATTAAGCACCGAAGGAATCGATATTTCACAACCTGATCATAAACCGCTTATCTATGCGTTGACGTCGAATCGATTTGATATCGCTACCCAATTAATCGAAAGAGGTGAAAAATTAACAAGCACAATGATGAGAACATTGCTGCAAAAAAGTATTGTGCAAAGAAAACATATACTGGCTTCCTTTCTACTAAAAGGAGATGTGGTTCCTGATGCATTACTTATGAAGCAAGCACTTGATATGGCCATCAATACGCATGACAGCTCTATACTAACTTTATTATATCAACATGGAGGTCATTTAGATTCAATACAATATGAAAATTTACTAAAACACAGATTATCAAAAAAAGATATATCTGGCGTGATATTACTTTTGTCAATGATGCCTAATGAAAGTGCTTTGTTGGAAAAGGTTCTAGATATTTTAAAAGGATACTCATCAGACAGTTCATCTTTAATCATCGGTATGTTTGAAAAATTAAACGATCCCAATCCTGCAATATTGCGTCTTATCACAGCATTAGCATCAAACATGAACAATGATAAACGTACTAGCTTGCTATTAGATCTAATAAATAAAAATAATATGAATGGTGTTAAAATATTGCTTGAGCAAGCAGACATCCAGATTAGTGAAAATAATTCCTATCGATTCATCAGTCTTGCACTGAGTAAAAATTTTGAAATAGCTTCATTGCTTCATCAACATGGTATTCGACTTTCAAATGATGAGACATGGGAGATATTTAAAGAAGCCATTGGCGCAAGTCGAGTCAGGTCATTTAAAGAACAATCCTATAATAATAATATATTGAGATACATTATTACTTATATGCATGATTATGGAATTTCTGAAGATTCCATTATTCGTAATGTTTTAATTCAAGGGCAAAAAAACAATCAAACTTCACAAATGATAAAAAATTTATTAAACGCAGGTGTGTCGCCACAAAAAATATTTGAGCATGCAGTTAATTTGAAAAAAATGAACGCTATCGAAACACTGATTTCTGAAGGCGTTCATTTTGAGCTCTCTCGGGGTGTTGGTTATGCTGCATTATTGTTTGCGGTAGATGAAGGGCAAAGAGATCTTGTAGAATGGTTATTAACTAATGGGGTAGATCCAAAACAGAATCAGTCTGAAATCTTTATGAAAGCTGCTACGGCAAAAGTGCCAGATCCTGCCATTGTTGATGCTCTTTTAGATATGGCAGAAGCAGATCTTAAACCGCAAATTTTAGCACCATTTTCTGCATTAGACATGTATACAACGACTGGCATTACAGAATATGCTGAAATTAGCTTTAAATTAGTTACAAAAATTTTAGATAATGACGTTGAAGAGCTAGAAAGATTCACTTCAGAAAATGAAGATGCTGACGTTGATGAATTAAAATTAAAAATGTACCAAGAACTGATGAGAACTTTACGACCTGAACACCAGGCCGCATTTGATATTTTACTTCACCATTCTTTGTCAAGGAGAAAAGAAGCTGAATCGTCAATGGAGGATTCATTAACCAGGCAAGCCAATAGGCATTTTGAACACAAGGTAGAACCATCCTTTAAAGACGCATTTTTAAAATACCCAGGTCACAATGACATGCAACGAGTAGAAGCGATTGAGCGAGAGATCAAAGCATATATTCTTGATGCAATTTGTGAAAGTTGTAACGCTGATAAAAATGAAGATAATCAAAAATTATTTGAATTTATAAATAAAAACAGAAGTCAGTTATTAAATGGTGATGAAGCAATAAGTACGAAGATGCGCAAACTTGTTGTGTCTAATGAAAATAGCGCACAAATTGCCTGGCGTGGTTATGATCAAGATGCTCCACATGATTTACGCTTTCCAAATTTGTTAACTCCCAACACGAATACGCAACAAATTTTCACAACACAATCAGCTTCGCCAGATGCTTTAAGCATTGCAAATGCATCTGATATTGTTAGAAAACGAGTTGCCTATTACTTTATAGCAGAGCCGGATAAAAATATTTTTCTTTCACAACTGGCGGATATGCGTAGAGCACATGAAGATTTCCCAATAGATAGTCCAACCTGCTTTCCAGGAGCAATTGGCAGAATAGCAAGAATGGGTGATGGACATCCTATACTGCAGTTACCTCCTACACGACGTGACGTGATCTTGAAGCATGTTAATGCATTTATAATAAGAGGGTATACTCATTTTTTAGAAACAATTCCTCCAAATAATTACGAAAAATCATTTTATGCATTAGCTATGTTAACTGAAGCTAATGCTAAAGATGTATTAGCTGATAAAAATGAATTTGATCAATCATTACTGGATATTCGAAATCAATTTAATACATATTTAAAATCCTTGTTGCTTGAAAATTCTCAAATGCTAAAATCTATCGATGAGGAATTAGCAGCGATTGATGAAAAGGAAATTTCTGACGAAGAAATCAAACTGGAAATCGAGTATGCATTTACTGATTTAAGTGGTCAGGGACGTAGCAAAGAATTTTATGACAGATTACAAAGCAAGCGTAAAGAAAATGAAGTACCTGAAGAGGTCAGCGACAGCAAGCCTGTAAAAGAGCGTGAGAAAGGGAAAGAAAAAGAGAAAGTACGGGAGATTGAGAATCCTTACGAAATACAAATAAAATCCCTATTAGGAAGCGCTTTACCTCCCCCAATGTTACAGCAACAATTGGGAAGTAAATTAAAAAAATATATAGAGTTTGAAATTATTAATCAAATATTTTCTCAAGAGGCTAAGGTGAATAATTCTGAACGAGTTGCTTTAATGGCGCTAACACTGGTAGATGAGATTGTTTCTTCGAGTGCCTTATCTGTTTCTGATATTGTGCAAGAAAGCTTTGAAAAAATGCGACTGCAAAATTTTGATGAGTTTAGCGCTTTAAAAATAACGGAAGAGGAAGAAGAGTTCATCAAAAAGCAGCTATGTGCTAAAAGCTCAATGAATGGATTAAACAAAAAACAAGCTGATATTTTGCAAGAAAAAATTGCAGGTGTTTTTGAAAATTCAGAAAAATTATCTGTTTCGATAGATAAAGTTTTTAATGAATTGCGAGGCTTGCGAAGAACCGCAAAACGACAAAAACCATTACAGCTTTCACGAGTATTAGAGCAACCTATAAAAACACAGCAAAAGGAGGAAGGAACTCTCTTCTTCGAACCTGTAGCTCCTTCTACACGAAGAGAGCATAAATAA
- a CDS encoding endonuclease, whose translation MIKKHLRIFLFLNLFLMIFPLAAEHPKSFQEAKKQAKLIWLDYPETLYCGCKFDSQLNVDHGSCSYTPGDSRRAHRVEWEHLVPASWFGKQRECWREPICEVKEGKKYKGRKCCEKSDKEFRKMYTDLHNLVPSVGEVNQARNDYRFGEFYPESKEQKYNFHGCKIIIDTRYRVVEPRDEAKGLIARAHLYMADTYAFKLSDTQEKMYQRWNKKYPPSQWEVEWNKKVKAVQGNDNEYISQYHAKRKYV comes from the coding sequence ATGATAAAAAAGCACTTGAGGATCTTTTTATTTCTTAATCTATTCTTAATGATTTTTCCATTAGCCGCTGAACATCCTAAAAGTTTTCAAGAGGCCAAAAAGCAGGCTAAATTAATCTGGCTAGATTACCCTGAAACCCTTTATTGTGGTTGTAAATTTGATTCGCAGTTAAATGTCGATCATGGAAGCTGTTCTTATACGCCTGGCGATTCACGAAGAGCACATCGCGTGGAATGGGAACATTTGGTGCCAGCATCATGGTTCGGAAAACAAAGGGAGTGTTGGCGAGAACCTATTTGTGAAGTGAAAGAAGGTAAAAAATATAAAGGACGAAAATGCTGCGAAAAAAGTGACAAAGAATTTCGTAAAATGTATACCGATCTTCACAATTTGGTACCATCAGTCGGTGAAGTCAATCAAGCAAGAAATGATTATCGCTTTGGTGAATTTTATCCAGAATCTAAAGAACAAAAATATAATTTTCATGGTTGTAAAATTATTATTGATACCCGATATCGGGTTGTTGAGCCACGCGATGAAGCGAAAGGCTTAATTGCGCGTGCGCATTTATATATGGCCGATACTTATGCTTTTAAGCTGAGTGATACTCAAGAAAAAATGTATCAACGTTGGAATAAAAAATATCCCCCTTCGCAATGGGAAGTTGAGTGGAATAAAAAAGTAAAGGCGGTTCAAGGCAATGATAATGAATATATTTCGCAATATCACGCTAAACGGAAGTATGTTTAG